A genomic window from Ruminiclostridium cellulolyticum H10 includes:
- the mmsA gene encoding multiple monosaccharide ABC transporter ATP-binding protein codes for MAEFILEMRNITKLFPGVRALDNVNFKVRKGEIHALVGENGAGKSTLMNVLSGIYSHGTYAGDIIFNGQECVFNNIKDSEKMGIGIIHQELALEPYLSIGENIFLRNERAKYGFINWNKTHIQATELLKKVRLKEDPYTFISEISVGKQQLVEIAKALAKDVKLLILDEPTAALNEDDSANLLKLILELKAEGITSIIISHKLNEVLEVADSITVLRDGATIETIKKDEDLTEDRIIKGMVGRQLVDRFPKRTPQIGEISFEVKNWNVYDPSIEGKKVIKNVNLNVRKGEIVGIAGLMGSGRTELAMSVFGKAYGKNIRGEIIKDGKKIELHNIKQAIGNGLAYVTEDRKSAGLILIQDIKNNISLAGIQKLKRNMLVDENQEIQIAEDFRKKMNIKSPSILQKAGNLSGGNQQKVVLSKWIYTEPDVLILDEPTRGIDVGAKYEIYTIINRLVNEGKSVILISSELPEILGMSDRVYVMNEGRIVGELDRNQASQESIMKCIMQSNREVV; via the coding sequence ATGGCAGAGTTTATACTTGAAATGAGAAATATTACAAAGCTTTTTCCCGGAGTAAGAGCCCTTGACAACGTTAATTTCAAAGTGCGAAAAGGGGAAATCCACGCACTTGTTGGAGAGAATGGAGCGGGAAAATCCACATTGATGAATGTACTTAGTGGAATTTATTCCCATGGCACTTACGCAGGAGACATAATTTTTAACGGGCAGGAATGTGTTTTTAATAATATTAAAGATAGCGAAAAGATGGGAATTGGTATAATTCATCAGGAATTAGCACTTGAACCGTATCTTTCTATAGGCGAGAATATATTCTTACGTAACGAAAGGGCAAAGTATGGTTTTATAAACTGGAATAAAACCCATATTCAGGCAACCGAGCTTCTTAAAAAAGTACGTCTTAAAGAAGACCCATATACATTTATTTCGGAAATCAGTGTTGGTAAACAACAGCTGGTTGAAATTGCAAAGGCTCTTGCAAAGGATGTAAAACTCCTGATATTGGATGAGCCTACAGCTGCATTGAACGAAGATGACTCTGCAAATCTTCTGAAGCTTATACTGGAATTAAAAGCGGAAGGAATTACTTCTATAATAATTTCACATAAGCTTAACGAGGTGCTGGAGGTAGCCGATTCTATTACCGTTCTTCGTGATGGAGCAACTATTGAAACTATTAAAAAAGATGAAGATTTAACTGAAGACAGAATAATAAAGGGAATGGTTGGTCGTCAGCTGGTTGACAGATTCCCGAAACGTACACCCCAAATAGGTGAAATAAGCTTTGAAGTTAAGAACTGGAATGTCTATGACCCTTCTATTGAAGGTAAAAAGGTTATAAAGAACGTAAATCTGAATGTAAGAAAAGGCGAAATAGTAGGTATTGCTGGCTTAATGGGATCAGGAAGGACAGAGCTTGCAATGAGCGTGTTCGGAAAGGCTTACGGTAAAAATATCAGGGGAGAGATTATTAAGGACGGCAAAAAAATCGAACTGCACAATATAAAACAGGCAATCGGCAACGGTTTGGCTTACGTAACTGAGGACAGAAAGTCGGCAGGACTTATCCTTATTCAGGATATTAAAAATAATATATCACTGGCGGGTATTCAGAAGCTCAAAAGAAATATGCTTGTAGACGAAAATCAGGAAATCCAGATAGCAGAGGATTTCCGTAAAAAAATGAATATAAAATCTCCCAGTATATTACAAAAAGCTGGCAATTTATCGGGAGGAAATCAGCAGAAGGTTGTATTAAGCAAATGGATATACACTGAACCGGATGTGCTGATTCTTGATGAACCCACAAGAGGTATCGATGTAGGAGCAAAATATGAAATATATACCATAATAAACAGACTGGTGAATGAAGGAAAATCCGTTATACTCATATCATCAGAGCTCCCGGAAATACTCGGTATGAGTGATAGAGTTTATGTCATGAATGAAGGAAGGATTGTAGGAGAACTTGACAGGAATCAAGCATCTCAGGAAAGCATTATGAAATGCATTATGCAGAGTAACAGGGAGGTAGTTTAA
- a CDS encoding substrate-binding domain-containing protein → MDKFRFFNKTKLVYLILGLFIVLPGCGGSTAEKSQATEPSISYQENSKVTENKDIIIAMVPKSLDNPVFLDALEQGERVGRELGIKVEWLGPMQSDTNIQIAIVESLIRRKVDGIVISCIDPGKIKPVIDKAVRAGIKVATFDSDSPGSNRLFYCGTDNYAAGIACGKALIKQAKGKQVLNLLIMTADKESNNLNERLNGFIETARAGGIQLNITGTLYCNDDVNIAGDMLENHIRTGDTPDVFFSTGGWPFVTPPESLPGFHAWCKNGGISILVDTYYPVLEAAKKGLADSLVGQNFNKMGEMSIRNLYKAIKGEKIPARFIDTGLELGSKSNFAKLLKEKRRWEIK, encoded by the coding sequence ATGGATAAATTCAGATTTTTCAATAAAACCAAACTAGTTTACTTAATACTGGGGTTATTTATAGTTTTGCCGGGATGTGGCGGTTCAACGGCTGAAAAAAGTCAAGCTACAGAGCCAAGCATATCTTACCAAGAAAATTCAAAGGTTACAGAAAATAAGGACATTATAATAGCTATGGTTCCTAAATCTCTGGATAATCCTGTTTTTCTTGATGCACTTGAACAAGGTGAGCGTGTTGGAAGGGAATTGGGCATAAAAGTTGAATGGCTGGGGCCAATGCAGTCTGATACAAATATACAGATAGCTATAGTCGAAAGCCTTATCCGCCGCAAAGTAGACGGAATTGTTATCAGCTGTATTGATCCGGGGAAGATAAAGCCTGTTATTGACAAAGCTGTCAGGGCAGGTATAAAGGTTGCGACATTTGATTCGGATTCTCCGGGCAGCAACAGGCTTTTCTACTGTGGAACCGACAATTATGCGGCAGGTATAGCTTGTGGAAAGGCCCTGATAAAACAAGCAAAGGGTAAGCAGGTACTAAACCTCCTTATAATGACAGCAGATAAAGAAAGCAACAATCTGAACGAGAGGCTTAATGGATTTATTGAAACAGCTCGTGCGGGAGGGATTCAACTTAATATAACGGGTACACTGTATTGTAATGATGATGTGAATATTGCAGGAGATATGCTTGAAAATCATATTAGGACAGGGGATACCCCGGACGTATTTTTTAGTACGGGAGGTTGGCCGTTTGTTACACCCCCGGAATCACTTCCGGGTTTTCATGCATGGTGTAAAAACGGAGGAATTTCAATCCTTGTAGATACATATTACCCGGTACTAGAAGCTGCTAAAAAGGGTTTGGCGGATTCTTTGGTAGGCCAGAATTTTAACAAGATGGGCGAAATGAGTATAAGAAATCTGTATAAAGCAATAAAGGGTGAAAAGATTCCTGCACGTTTTATTGATACAGGCCTTGAACTGGGCAGTAAGAGTAATTTTGCCAAACTCCTTAAGGAAAAACGCAGATGGGAGATAAAATAG
- a CDS encoding sensor histidine kinase: MKDNSFFGLFRKFSIYSIRSKMTICFLALGLVPILLFGIISYHLYLQNLHKNVTSYSEQVIERVDKNLETYISDIENIMRLKSNYYFQQYSKLNEAGDIEGNRKYTVRIWETFDSVKQMKTDLVDIRFISSSGSTISCYGRYWVDVSNEPLYRELINKKSSIVAIQPPHLNALNKKVFSIGQAVNRNINGNIGIMAIDIDINFLKKICSDIKLGETGFVFFEKDGKVVFSPQSSDKHGYSNNIIQNPKLMDSENGSFIDSINNTNYIITYKTSAITGWKIVGVSPEAEMTSGVIMLSKVFFWLITLIIIIILLLTIYLTSVLTNPMRKLRSTMKQASENDLSIYADIRTRDEIGQLASSFNKMMNQIRELMDKVKEDQQKIRVMEMKAMQELIKPHFIYNTLDSIIGLLEQNRNDDAIDIIDSLGKFFRTSLSHGREVVLIREEIDHIRSYLMIQQFRFSNKFDYLFELDDVIYNFKTVKLILQPLVENSIYHGIRSLDKKGLIVINGYLKDDQIIFEISDNGEGIGEEKIAQLNRIMSGEEEVEDQNMYFGIRNVNERIKLNFGSDYGLKYQSKVSVGTKVVVNIPQIGR, translated from the coding sequence ATGAAGGACAATTCTTTCTTTGGATTATTTAGAAAATTCAGTATTTACAGCATCAGATCCAAAATGACTATTTGTTTTCTGGCATTGGGCCTTGTTCCCATCCTCCTTTTTGGAATTATTTCATATCACCTTTATTTGCAAAACCTCCATAAAAATGTAACAAGCTATTCAGAGCAGGTAATTGAAAGAGTTGACAAAAATCTGGAAACCTACATAAGCGATATTGAAAACATTATGCGGCTAAAAAGTAATTACTATTTCCAACAGTATTCTAAATTAAATGAAGCAGGGGATATAGAAGGGAACAGGAAATATACAGTAAGGATTTGGGAAACTTTTGATAGTGTTAAACAAATGAAAACAGATTTAGTCGACATAAGATTCATTTCGTCTTCGGGAAGTACTATTAGCTGTTATGGGAGATACTGGGTAGATGTTTCCAACGAGCCTTTGTATCGTGAATTGATTAACAAAAAAAGTAGTATTGTAGCCATACAGCCACCCCATTTAAATGCTCTGAACAAAAAAGTTTTTTCCATCGGTCAGGCAGTAAACCGGAATATAAACGGAAATATCGGGATTATGGCTATTGACATAGATATTAATTTCCTGAAAAAAATCTGTAGCGATATAAAGCTCGGTGAAACTGGTTTTGTATTTTTTGAAAAGGATGGTAAAGTGGTTTTCAGCCCCCAGAGCTCTGATAAACATGGATATTCAAATAATATTATACAAAATCCCAAGCTTATGGACAGCGAGAATGGAAGCTTTATAGACAGTATAAACAATACAAATTACATTATTACCTATAAGACATCGGCTATAACGGGTTGGAAAATCGTAGGAGTTTCACCGGAAGCCGAGATGACCAGTGGGGTCATTATGCTAAGCAAGGTATTTTTCTGGCTAATAACTTTAATAATCATCATAATTTTACTCCTTACCATATACCTTACTTCTGTTCTGACCAATCCTATGAGGAAGCTGAGAAGTACTATGAAGCAAGCTTCTGAAAATGATCTGTCTATTTATGCAGATATTAGAACCAGAGATGAAATAGGACAGCTTGCAAGCAGTTTTAATAAAATGATGAATCAGATTAGAGAACTCATGGATAAGGTTAAAGAGGATCAGCAGAAGATTAGAGTTATGGAAATGAAGGCAATGCAGGAGCTTATTAAACCTCACTTTATTTATAATACTCTTGATTCAATCATTGGACTACTTGAACAAAACAGAAATGACGATGCCATAGATATTATCGATTCCCTCGGCAAATTCTTCAGAACAAGCCTTAGCCATGGACGGGAAGTTGTACTGATAAGAGAGGAGATTGACCATATCAGAAGCTATTTGATGATACAGCAATTTAGATTTTCTAATAAATTCGATTACTTGTTTGAACTGGATGATGTGATTTACAATTTTAAAACTGTTAAGTTAATATTGCAGCCGCTGGTCGAGAATTCTATATACCACGGTATAAGAAGTTTGGATAAAAAAGGTCTTATAGTTATAAACGGCTATTTAAAAGATGACCAGATTATTTTTGAAATTTCGGATAACGGAGAAGGTATAGGAGAAGAAAAAATTGCTCAGCTTAACAGGATTATGTCAGGGGAGGAAGAGGTTGAGGATCAGAACATGTATTTTGGTATTAGAAATGTAAATGAACGCATTAAATTGAACTTTGGGAGTGATTACGGCTTAAAATACCAAAGTAAGGTATCGGTAGGTACAAAAGTAGTGGTAAATATTCCGCAGATAGGCAGGTGA
- the mmsB gene encoding multiple monosaccharide ABC transporter permease: METVKSIFKNNIRQYAMLIALVVIMAFFQIATKGVLLLPMNVSNLILQNSYVLILAVGMTLCILTGGNIDLSVGSVCAFIGGIMGIFVINMKMNVGLAVLLCLLVGGIIGIWQGFWIAYVRIPAFIVTLAGMLIFRGLTITMLEGLTLSPFPDSFTNLSAGYIPDLFGGFGTKLNILTLFIGVIISIIYIYLEVKKRAERKKYDFEVTPGYLFIIQLVLVLAAINVLSYWLAVYKGIPIILALIGILILAYSIFTIKTVPGRYLYAMGGNEKAAKLSGINTNKVLFFSYVNMAVLAALAGITFTSRLNAASPQAGVNFELDAIAACFIGGASAYGGIGTVVGGVIGALVMGVLNNGMSILGIGSDMQMTIKGLVLLVAVAFDVLSKSKSK; this comes from the coding sequence ATGGAGACGGTTAAAAGTATTTTCAAAAATAACATAAGGCAGTATGCCATGCTAATTGCCTTGGTTGTAATAATGGCATTTTTTCAGATCGCAACAAAGGGTGTCCTTCTGTTACCGATGAACGTGTCAAATTTAATACTTCAGAACAGTTATGTTCTTATTCTTGCAGTTGGTATGACTCTTTGTATTTTGACCGGTGGTAACATAGATCTTTCCGTGGGTTCGGTTTGTGCTTTCATTGGCGGAATAATGGGTATCTTTGTAATTAATATGAAAATGAATGTGGGACTTGCCGTTTTACTATGCCTTTTGGTTGGTGGTATTATCGGAATATGGCAAGGTTTCTGGATAGCATACGTAAGAATTCCGGCTTTTATAGTTACCTTGGCAGGAATGCTTATTTTTAGGGGTCTGACTATAACAATGCTTGAAGGTTTGACTCTATCACCCTTCCCCGATAGCTTTACTAATCTCAGTGCAGGTTACATTCCGGACCTTTTTGGCGGATTTGGTACAAAACTGAATATATTGACTCTTTTCATAGGAGTAATTATTTCAATTATATATATTTATCTTGAGGTTAAGAAAAGAGCAGAAAGAAAGAAGTATGATTTTGAAGTTACACCGGGTTATTTGTTCATAATCCAGTTAGTCCTTGTGTTGGCTGCGATAAATGTTCTCTCATACTGGCTGGCTGTTTACAAGGGAATTCCTATAATTCTTGCATTAATTGGAATCCTCATACTGGCATATTCTATTTTTACAATAAAAACAGTACCCGGACGTTATCTTTATGCAATGGGCGGAAATGAAAAGGCAGCAAAACTGTCAGGTATAAATACTAACAAGGTCCTTTTCTTTTCATATGTTAATATGGCAGTGTTGGCTGCTCTTGCAGGTATAACCTTTACTTCACGTCTTAATGCAGCTTCTCCTCAAGCGGGAGTTAACTTTGAACTTGATGCTATTGCAGCCTGCTTTATAGGTGGAGCGTCTGCTTACGGTGGAATAGGAACAGTTGTTGGAGGTGTTATTGGTGCCCTGGTTATGGGTGTTCTGAATAACGGTATGTCAATACTTGGAATAGGCAGTGACATGCAGATGACAATCAAGGGCCTTGTATTGTTGGTGGCAGTTGCATTTGATGTATTGTCTAAATCAAAGTCAAAATAG